In the genome of Neofelis nebulosa isolate mNeoNeb1 chromosome 8, mNeoNeb1.pri, whole genome shotgun sequence, one region contains:
- the EIF3D gene encoding eukaryotic translation initiation factor 3 subunit D, with product MAKFMTPVIQDNPSGWGPCAVPEQFRDMPYQPFSKGDRLGKVADWTGATYQDKRYTNKYSSQFGGGSQYAYFHEEDETSFQLVDTARTQKTAYQRNRMRFAQRNLRRDKDRRNMLQFNLQTLPKSAKQKERERIRLQKKFQKQFGVRQKWDQKSQKPRDSSVEVRSDWEVKEEMDFPQLMKMRYLEVSEPQDIECCGALEYYDKAFDRITTRSEKPLRSIKRIFHTVTTTDDPVIRKLAKTQGNVFATDAILATLMSCTRSVYSWDIVVQRVGSKLFFDKRDNSDFDLLTVSETANEPPQDEGNSFNSPRNLAMEATYINHNFSQQCLRMGKERYNFPNPNPFVEDDMDKNEVASVAYRYRRWKLGDDIDLIVRCEHDGVMTGANGEVSFINIKTLNEWDSRHCNGVDWRQKLDSQRGAVIATELKNNSYKLARWTCCALLAGSEYLKLGYVSRYHVKDSSRHVILGTQQFKPNEFASQINLSVENAWGILRCVIDICMKLEEGKYLILKDPNKQVIRVYSLPDGTFSSDEDEEEEEEEEEEEEEEET from the exons ATGGCAAAGTTCATGACACCTGTGATCCAGGACAACCCCTCGGGTTGGGGTCCCTGTGCGGTTCCTGAGCAGTTTCGGGATATGCCCTACCAGCCGTTCAGCAAAGGAGATCGACTAGGAAAG GTTGCAGACTGGACAGGTGCCACATATCAAGATAAGAGGTACACGA ATAAGTACTCCTCTCAGTTTGGTGGTGGAAGTCAGTATGCTTATTTCCACGAGGAGGATGAAACCAGTTTCCAGCTGGTGGACACAGCACGCACACAGAAAACCGCCTACCAGCGGAATCGGATGCGATTTGCCCAG CGGAACCTCCGCAGAGACAAAGATCGACGGAACATGTTGCAATTCAACCTGCAGACCCTGCCTAAGAGCGCCAAGCAGAAGGAGAG AGAACGCATACGACTGCagaaaaaatttcagaaacagTTCGGAGTGAGGCAGAAATGGGACCAGAAGTCACAG AAACCCCGAGACTCTTCAGTGGAAGTCCGTAGTGACTGGGAGGTGAAAGAGGAAATGGACTTTCCTCAGTTAATGAAGATGCGCTACTTGGAAGTGTCAGAGCCTCAGGACAT TGAGTGCTGTGGGGCCCTGGAATACTACGACAAGGCCTTTGACCGCATCACCACGAGGAGTGAGAAGCCGCTGCGGAGCATCAAGCGCATCTTCCACACCGTCACCACCACGGACGACCCGGTTATCCGAAAG CTGGCAAAAACTCAGGGGAATGTGTTTGCCACCGATGCCATTCTGGCCACGCTGATGAGCTGCACCCGCTCTGTGTACTCCTGGGACATCGTTGTGCAGAGAGTCGGGTCCAAGCTCTTCTTCGACAAGAGGGACAACTCTGACTTTG ACCTCCTGACGGTGAGTGAGACCGCCAACGAGCCCCCACAAGATGAAGGCAACTCCTTCAACTCGCCCCGCAACTTGGCCATGGAAGCGACCTACATCAACCACAACTTCTCCCAGCAGTGCTTGAGAATG GGAAAGGAGAGATACAACTTCCCCAACCCAAACCCGTTCGTGGAGGACGACATGGACAAGAATGAAGTCGCCTCCGTCGCATACCG TTACCGCAGGTGGAAGCTTGGGGACGATATCGACCTTATTGTCCGTTGTGAGCATGATGGTGTCATGACCGGAGCCAACGGGGAAGTGTCCTTCATCAACATCAAGACCCTCAACGAGTGGGATTCCCGG CACTGTAATGGCGTAGACTGGCGTCAGAAGCTGGACTCCCAGCGAGGGGCTGTCATTGCCACCGAGCTAAAGAACAACAGCTACAAGTTGGCCCGATGGACCTGCTGCGCCTTGCTGGCCGGGTCGGAGTATCTCAAGCTTGG TTACGTGTCCCGGTACCACGTGAAAGACTCCTCACGCCACGTCATCTTGGGCACCCAGCAGTTCAAGCCCAATGAGTTTGCCAGCCAGATCAACCTGAGCGTCGAGAACGCCTGGGGCATCCTACGCTGTGTCATCGACATCTGCATGAAGCTGGAGGAGGGCAAGTACCTCATCCTGAAGGACCCCAACAAGCAGGTCATCCGCGTCTACAGCCTGCCCGACGGCACGTTCAGCTctgacgaggacgaggaggaagaggaggaggaggaggaggaggaagaag AGGAAGAAACTTAA